Genomic segment of Eremothecium sinecaudum strain ATCC 58844 chromosome VIII, complete sequence:
TATTTTTAAGAGGAACTCGGTTTTCGTAGGTACTATCTTTGCTTCTGCCTTCGTTTTCCAAGCTGCCTTTGACACTGCTCTTACTTCTTGGTACGAGTCTCATAACAAAGGTAAGTTGTGGAAAGATGTTAAGTTAACTCTAGAAGGCGGggatgatgacgatgacgaATAAACAGATCCGATGCTAGAGGATTCCATCTTTATTTAAAGGGTTACAAAGCGATCAAAGGTTTTTTGGCAGCTAATCTGAATAACACCATGTTAGCTGCGcatttattatttattagTAGAATGGTGGTCCATTAGATCTATTATTACATAAAAACTGATATGGAAAAGAAAAAATGGTGAAACTACTCAGAAAGAGGTCTATAACGTAACGTCTAAATAATcatttcttcttcaaccCCAATATATTCTAATGCAAGTCCTTCTCGGATAATCAAGATTAATTTTATTAACCTAGGCATAGCGGCGTAAATTGGGATTAAAAGTATTTACACAAAGACACAATTAAAAAGTTATCTATCATTACTGCAAAATGGTAAACGAATTAATCAACTGTCTTTAAATACCGCTTGAAGATGTCTGTTGAATTCTTTCAACGTAAGACTGAGAAATAATATTCCAGCATCTCATGTATTTGACCAAACATTTGTCAACACAGCCGTTATCCTGGGAGTTGAATGGAGCCTTTTGACAATTTTTGAAACAATTTTCAGTAACCGCATTAACTAATTCAGTAAGATTAGCAACTGCTAATTCATGCGAAATTTGGGTTTTTAGTTTATCTTTTATATTGCTTGGATCAGTCTGAGGAATTGTTGGTTGTTGCGAAGGCGAACCACCCCCGAATATAGATGATAAAGCCATAATGTAGGTATTCAGTATAGCCGTAGCGCGATGTTGAACCTATACAAGGACCTCTATGTAGAATAGTAGAGGAGATGCCATCGCAAGTAAAGAATTTTTACCAACCTATCACCAATCCATGTGCATGGATTTATCTGGTTTATCGTTTTTACCTTCGTTGGTATATATAAAATTATAAGCGCAAGTGGTTTAGTGGTAAAATCCAACGTTGCCATCGTTGGGCCCCCGGTTCGATTCCGGGCTTGCGCATATTTTTTCAAACATAAATAATGGCAGTGATGGTATTAAACTTAAGCATCCAAGTTATCTAATAGTTCAACGCTTATATCTAGATTTTTGGCTATAAACTTTATTTTTTATGTATTTGTTTTAGCGAACGCACATAAACATTAAATACCGGTGTACCTTTCATACTGTAACTGACTAAAATATAACCGCATAACTCGAAAGGTTGCAGAAATACTGAACAGATGATCCACGCAGTATTGATATGTATGTATTCTCAGTGTTACATGGTCTATTGAATATTCACTGACAACTGTATCAAATAGTTAACAAGAAATGTCAGCCTAGACTAATAAAGTTTTATACTCCAGTTGAGCTTCCAAAACAAAAACTACTATTAGATCAAGTATATGAACTAATTAGTCAACGTAACAGCGCTATACAATCCT
This window contains:
- the TIM13 gene encoding protein translocase subunit TIM13 (Syntenic homolog of Ashbya gossypii AAL144C; Syntenic homolog of Saccharomyces cerevisiae YGR181W (TIM13)) — its product is MALSSIFGGGSPSQQPTIPQTDPSNIKDKLKTQISHELAVANLTELVNAVTENCFKNCQKAPFNSQDNGCVDKCLVKYMRCWNIISQSYVERIQQTSSSGI
- the QCR9 gene encoding ubiquinol--cytochrome-c reductase subunit 9 (Syntenic homolog of Ashbya gossypii AAL145W; Syntenic homolog of Saccharomyces cerevisiae YGR183C (QCR9); 1-intron in Ashbya gossypii) → MSFSKLYSAIFKRNSVFVGTIFASAFVFQAAFDTALTSWYESHNKGKLWKDVKLTLEGGDDDDDE